A segment of the bacterium genome:
TGATTATATTTGGAAACCAGCCTGTGCGCCGAAGCAAAGCGTAGGAGCGGAAGGCATGAAACTATCGAGATTTTCTTTGTTCATTGTTTATTGTTCATGGTTTCATGGATTCCTAATAAAAATGGTGCCCGTTTGTTAAACACTTTAATAAAAAATCTATTTCTTTTTCCCTGATGGTTTAGGCTGCTGTGGATCGGCCTCCGGCTGTACCGTGACCGGGCCGCCGTCCTTCACATACTGCTGGCCGGTGGTGATGACCTGCTCCGATCCGTTCAGCCCTGCGGTGATCTCGGTCATCGCGCCCTGGTCCCGGCCGGTAATTACCACTATCCGCCTGGCGGAGTCTTTGTCCAGGACAAAGACATACTTGGCCTGGTTGTCGGACAGCACCGCCTGGGAAGGCACGGTAACGGCGCTGGCATTCTCTTTCAGCACGATGGTGACCGTGGCGTACATCCCGGGCTTTAGTTGGCCGCCGGGGTTGGGTACCAGGATCTCGGCCCGCATGGTGCGGGTGGCCGGATCTATCGCCTGGCTCAGGCGGCCCACGCTGCCCTGGCAGCTTTTATCCGGCAGGGCGTCGGCGGTGACCAGGGTCTTCTGTCCGATGGACACCAGCGGCACATCCTTCTCCAGCAGGTCGACGGCCACTTTCACCCGGCTCAGGTCCATCAGGGTGAACAGGCTGGTGCTGCCGGCGCTGACCTGGGCCCCGGGATCAAAGAACCGCTTGGTGATATAACCGCCGAAAGGCGCGGTCACCCGGGCATACCCCAGCCTGGCTTTGGCCAGTTCGTAATTGGCCTGGGCCATCTTCATCTGGGCCTCGGCATTGTCGAACTCCTGCCGGGAAAGCAGGCTCTGTTCTAAAAGTTTCACCGCCCTTTCATGCTCGGAGCGGGCGGTAAAGAATGACGCCGCCGCCTGCTGGGCCTGCTGGAATACCTCGGCCGAGTCTATCACCGCCAGCAGCTGGCCCTGCTCCACCCAGGAACCCAGGCTGGCCTCTACCCGCTCCAATGCTCCGCTGATCCTGGCCACTATGGTGGCCTGCTGGTTGGCGACCACATCCCCGGTGTATTGCAGGGTGTACTGCACCGTCTCCCGCCGGGGAGATTCCACCCGGACGATGGGGACATTCTGCCGCCGCGAGGCCGCCGACTTGGCGCTGGAAATGACCCGGAAAATGGTAAAAGCGGCCAGCACCGCCAGGATGCCTCCCGCCATGATCAGGTGATTGCGTTTGATCTTCATAATTAATTCGGAATTATCAGGTTCCTGTTATTGTTGCTGCCGGGGTCTTGGAGGGGTTTCAATCCGGGGAAAAGCATTGTTGACCGGCTATTTTTTCCCGATCCAGCCTTTGATTATATCCTTTGCCGGGCGGGTTGTCAAGAAAGGGTTTCGCCTCTTTAGTGCCCAAAAAAAGATTAGACAACCTTTTGGAGCAAAAGGTTTAACCCTTAACGGCCAAGAGGTAAATAATAATGGCATAAAAAAAGCGACCGGAGCTTTCGCCACGGTCGCTTTTTCCAGGGTTCGTTTATTCCTCGTCCTCTACTTCGATGCCTTCCAGGGCCTTCAATATCTGGTCCAGCTTGACGTTTATCTGGTCCAGCTCTTTCCGGAACTGCTCCGGGCTGGCTCCGGCGGCCGATTCTGGCCGGCGGAAACTGTCTGGACGGGAGGGTCCGGAGAACCTGCCCGGGCGGAACTGGCCGGGGCGGCTGGGGGCCCGTTCTTCCTGGCCTTCCATCTTGCGGAAGCAGTCGCGGCAGTAAATGGGCTTGCCCCCGGTGGGCTTGAAGGGCACTTCGCAGTTGGTGCCGCATTCGTCGCAGACCGCCGGGTGCATCTGCTTGTCAAAGGCGGGACGTCCGCCGGAAGGCCGGCTGAAGCCGCCTCCGCTGGGCCTGTCCGGCCGGCCGAAAGGCTTCTTGCCGAATTTGCTGTCCTTTTTAAAACTTTTCATCATTTTGGGCTCACAGTACTTATGGATTACTGACAATCGCGGCTTTTTCTTGGTTGAATGGCCGCCGTCTTAAGGTAAGTATACACCCAAACGGCAATAATTACAAGGGCAAAAGAGCTTATTGACTTTTGGGGCATAATGTTATAAAATATAGGTCTTCGTGGCGCTATCGTCTAGTGGCCTAGGACGGATGGTTCTCAGCCATCAAACCGGGGTTCGATTCCCCGTAGCGCTACCATGTTTGATTTAAGGGCAACCGGACTTTGCAAGTAATTGAACACCAAAGACAATTCAGGTGTTCGAACAATTCCCCCCTGGATGTAAACCTTGCCCGGAAATATAAGGTTTTGGAACCTTTGCTTTAGGTCTAGAGCAGCCCCGGCCCATAACTCGGCTATATTGCTTAAAAATTCCTTGCAATAGGTTAAACAGGGTTCTATATCAGTGAGTTCACCGTTAACAGCGGTGAGCTCATTTTTTTTACTTAATATGTCCCGTTCCACCTCTGCTGCCTTTTCTCTATAAGTCTCTTCAGCCATAACACCCTTAACAACTAATTCTATCAATTTCTCTTTTGTATGTCCCAGTTTACTTAGATCATCCCTTAACCGCCCCTCATCCTTGAACCTTGTTTCTTTTTTCTCCCGCCATATATCAAGCACTATGCATTCGAACAGATTTATAATGTCATCCTTTGGCTGTATGCTCTTTAGATGGTCATAAAAAGCCCCCTCCACTATTTCTTTGCGGAGGTTGAGGGTACACCCTTTTGTTGGACAATGGTAATAAGGATACTTTTTCGTTTTGCCCGATGACCAACTGCCTGTTAATTTTTGATCACATTGAGGGCATCTGATAAAATTCCTTAAAGGAAAGTCCGGATGATTTCGTAGCTTGGGGATAACAGCCGTTTTGTCACCATGCGTGTATTGCTGTACCTTGTAAAAAGTATCCCGAGAGACTAGCGGTGTGTGTAAACCATCGAAATATTCAGGGAACCACTTAACTTTAA
Coding sequences within it:
- a CDS encoding efflux RND transporter periplasmic adaptor subunit, translated to MKIKRNHLIMAGGILAVLAAFTIFRVISSAKSAASRRQNVPIVRVESPRRETVQYTLQYTGDVVANQQATIVARISGALERVEASLGSWVEQGQLLAVIDSAEVFQQAQQAAASFFTARSEHERAVKLLEQSLLSRQEFDNAEAQMKMAQANYELAKARLGYARVTAPFGGYITKRFFDPGAQVSAGSTSLFTLMDLSRVKVAVDLLEKDVPLVSIGQKTLVTADALPDKSCQGSVGRLSQAIDPATRTMRAEILVPNPGGQLKPGMYATVTIVLKENASAVTVPSQAVLSDNQAKYVFVLDKDSARRIVVITGRDQGAMTEITAGLNGSEQVITTGQQYVKDGGPVTVQPEADPQQPKPSGKKK